The genomic stretch CCGGCTCTGTCGCTACATAGTGAATGATCGCGCTCAGCAGGTTTCGGTTGGTTTTTAGGACTCGCTCGGCGGCCGGCATTGGAATGGCTATTTACGCAGCCGTGGCGTTGCCACGCAAACGGGCGAGAATACCTTCGAGCGCGTCGAGGTCGCCGAAATCGACCAGCACCTGTCCTCGCCCACGACGTCCAAGCTTGATCTTCACCGTTGCGGCGAGCAGATCCGACAGTTCCTCTTCGAGCCGACGCGTGTCACGGCCGCCATCGTTATTTGGCTTTGCCTTCACAGCAGGCGCCGCCTTCGTGGTAGCGGTGACCAGCTTTTCGGTTTCGCGGACGGACATCCGCTTGTTGATGACCTGATTCGCGAGCGTGATTTGCGTGGCTGCATCGACGGCGAGCAGTGCACGCGCGTGGCCCATGTCGAGGTCGCCGGCAAGCAGCATCGTTTGAACGGGCGAAGCCAGGTTCAATAGACGCAGCAGATTCGACACTGCACTGCGTGAGCGGCCCACCGATTCGGCTGCCTGTTCATGCGTGAAGCTGAATTCATCGAGCAAACGC from Paraburkholderia phymatum STM815 encodes the following:
- a CDS encoding ParB/RepB/Spo0J family partition protein; the encoded protein is MNAVARKKGLGRGLEALLGGSADITEAVKIDGAPHTLPLDKMQAGKYQPRTRMDEGALQELAASIRAQGLMQPILVRPVSPEKFEIIAGERRFRAARLAGLDEVPVLVRDVPDQAAAAMALIENIQREDLNPLEEAQGIQRLLDEFSFTHEQAAESVGRSRSAVSNLLRLLNLASPVQTMLLAGDLDMGHARALLAVDAATQITLANQVINKRMSVRETEKLVTATTKAAPAVKAKPNNDGGRDTRRLEEELSDLLAATVKIKLGRRGRGQVLVDFGDLDALEGILARLRGNATAA